Proteins from a single region of Pseudomonas fulva:
- a CDS encoding RHS repeat-associated core domain-containing protein — MLGVKILPGELDFSLPAPIPFAFMRMYVSSNERIGSLGQGWALPAEGLGLEVSGEHTVLVDSQGRRIGFPALAPGAAFYSGSELLWIRRGGNDPYQSFEPWDSKWTGVPLSVQQHEGSVVVLRERVFLHFLRSGEGRWLLHASFDRNGYRTEFSWNASGSLACVRDSAGRSYAFIYQQVGEPIPGDSGLRLYGVILGNPNGPLPAGLDPTQPGLDWLVTYSFNDSGDLLEVRNRMGQVTRRFEWQNHMLVAHAQPEGLEVRYEWDLHEPAGKVIRQIERDGLSRAYHYEPNHTEVVDNLGRRERYLFEGQGAERQWVAHERADGSRIEFTYDAYGRLATIKDPLQRVMQARFNGEGMRAELEEPGKTGTRYFLDDDNGLVTGIRNADGHEWQMLRDERGNLVNFIDPQGAQTQRAYQDPCLPDRPTTITDGKGGTRHLAWNRFGALERYTDCSGHTTTCEYDSNGWLISQKGPLGQCVRYQRDAMGRTLRRVEPDGTQIDFTYDHLGRMVGAASQVRQASFTWDRFNRLTSLTNPNGGTQHYAYDPAGRLISVQNENGAQIRFAYDEVDRLIQQQDLDGRVRQYRYDAAGNLLEERDDEGRLIRFEYDAQGRLLRRHLPATEHAEAFSESYTWSPGGQLLGVKSQDSDVRFSYDAAGRIVHELQTFGADWVYAVEHQLDPLGNRESSRYGDAPRVNWLLYGSGHLHGVVVDAVELAFERDAGHREIHRDARRRTDGSVLFSESRQHDQANRLIAGALKTLAGTQWQRRYQYGAQGDLVAIHDTTASAIEYRYDQAGRLIASAQGDLFRYYHFDPAGNRVDNSGQHCADNRIAHLDGHQFHYDRVGNLIERIEPNGARMLLGYDGANRLVHLQRVESDGRTLQARYHYDGLSRRIAKDVWRDGQQQRNYYGWDNHRQCAEAQADQLRTTVHQPDSFVPLLRMEQLRQQESAEVLEIRRQLGHEGQALPDAMRPAVDDLRLAFFHTDHLGTPLRLTDTHGNLLWSGESSDWHAIGNEQGSTDQPIRFQGQYLDVESGLHYNRFRYYDPQAGRYLTQDPLGLLAGANTYRYTELPTLGVDPLGLWDFITNSPAIQQQASLAQYMYQNGATPEQVSEALYPTRGFEGSISADVSMAGNAGGGGSGAFGIATGKKKKDQWFNLCVYYTTCGTLGPGASFGVGGNVSASNAPPTSGTTKSVGVFGGGGFLGKFGGSVMSEIGKPSNVTVSGGASIGGGASGGVMACEQKQICLRD, encoded by the coding sequence ATGCTTGGCGTGAAGATTCTTCCGGGCGAATTGGATTTCTCGCTGCCGGCGCCCATCCCTTTCGCCTTCATGCGCATGTATGTCTCCAGCAATGAGCGCATCGGCAGCCTTGGCCAGGGCTGGGCGTTGCCCGCCGAAGGGCTGGGGCTGGAGGTAAGCGGCGAGCATACGGTGTTGGTCGACTCCCAGGGTCGGCGCATTGGCTTCCCGGCATTGGCGCCAGGCGCTGCGTTCTATTCCGGTAGCGAACTGCTGTGGATTCGCCGCGGTGGCAATGATCCCTATCAGTCGTTTGAGCCCTGGGACAGCAAGTGGACTGGCGTACCGCTCTCCGTGCAGCAGCACGAAGGCTCGGTCGTGGTGCTGCGCGAGCGGGTATTCCTGCACTTTCTGCGTAGCGGCGAGGGACGCTGGCTGCTGCACGCCAGCTTCGATCGCAATGGCTACCGCACCGAGTTCAGTTGGAACGCCTCGGGCAGCCTGGCGTGCGTAAGGGACAGTGCGGGTCGCAGCTACGCCTTCATCTATCAACAGGTGGGCGAGCCAATTCCAGGTGACTCGGGGCTGCGTCTGTACGGGGTCATTCTCGGCAACCCGAACGGCCCACTGCCTGCCGGCCTCGACCCAACCCAGCCGGGGCTCGACTGGCTGGTGACCTACAGCTTCAACGACAGCGGTGATCTCCTCGAAGTGCGTAACCGCATGGGGCAGGTGACGCGTCGCTTCGAGTGGCAGAACCATATGCTGGTGGCTCATGCACAGCCAGAAGGCCTCGAAGTCCGTTATGAGTGGGACCTGCATGAGCCCGCCGGCAAGGTCATCCGACAGATCGAACGGGATGGCCTGAGCCGCGCCTATCACTACGAGCCAAACCATACCGAGGTGGTCGACAACCTTGGCCGGCGCGAGCGCTATCTGTTCGAAGGCCAGGGCGCCGAGCGTCAGTGGGTCGCCCACGAACGGGCCGACGGCAGTCGCATCGAATTCACCTACGACGCCTACGGCCGCCTGGCGACCATCAAGGATCCGCTGCAGCGAGTGATGCAGGCGCGCTTCAATGGCGAGGGCATGCGAGCAGAGCTCGAGGAACCCGGCAAGACCGGTACGCGCTACTTTCTCGATGACGACAACGGCTTGGTCACCGGCATACGCAACGCCGATGGCCATGAATGGCAGATGCTGCGCGACGAGCGCGGCAACCTGGTCAACTTCATCGACCCGCAGGGCGCGCAGACACAACGGGCGTATCAGGATCCATGCCTGCCTGATCGGCCGACGACGATCACTGATGGCAAAGGCGGCACGCGGCACCTGGCCTGGAATCGCTTTGGCGCCCTGGAGCGCTACACCGACTGTTCCGGGCACACCACAACCTGCGAATACGACAGTAATGGCTGGCTGATTTCGCAAAAGGGACCACTTGGACAATGCGTTCGCTATCAACGCGACGCCATGGGCCGTACGCTCAGACGAGTCGAGCCCGATGGCACCCAGATCGACTTCACCTACGATCACCTTGGCCGCATGGTTGGGGCTGCCAGCCAGGTCAGGCAGGCGAGCTTTACGTGGGACCGCTTCAACAGGCTGACCAGCCTGACCAACCCGAACGGTGGTACGCAGCACTACGCCTATGACCCGGCAGGGCGCCTGATCAGTGTGCAGAACGAGAATGGCGCACAGATTCGCTTTGCCTACGATGAAGTGGATCGCCTGATTCAGCAGCAGGATCTCGACGGCCGCGTTCGCCAGTACCGTTACGACGCAGCCGGCAACCTGTTGGAAGAACGCGACGACGAAGGCCGCCTGATTCGTTTCGAATATGACGCGCAGGGCCGGCTGCTGCGTCGGCACCTGCCCGCCACCGAGCATGCCGAAGCCTTCAGCGAAAGTTATACCTGGAGCCCCGGAGGTCAGCTGCTGGGCGTGAAATCCCAGGACAGCGATGTGCGCTTCAGCTATGACGCGGCAGGTCGGATCGTCCATGAGCTGCAAACCTTCGGCGCAGACTGGGTATACGCCGTCGAGCATCAGCTCGACCCACTGGGCAATAGGGAAAGCAGCCGCTACGGTGATGCCCCGCGGGTCAACTGGCTGCTCTATGGATCGGGGCATCTGCACGGCGTGGTGGTCGACGCGGTCGAGCTGGCCTTCGAACGCGATGCCGGCCACCGGGAGATCCATCGCGATGCCCGCCGCCGAACCGATGGCAGTGTACTATTCAGCGAGTCCCGGCAACACGATCAGGCCAACCGACTGATTGCCGGTGCACTGAAAACCTTAGCCGGAACACAGTGGCAGCGGCGCTATCAGTACGGCGCCCAGGGCGACCTCGTTGCCATCCACGATACTACCGCGTCGGCTATCGAGTACCGCTACGACCAGGCTGGCCGTCTGATCGCAAGCGCGCAGGGTGATCTTTTCCGTTACTACCACTTCGATCCGGCCGGTAACCGTGTGGATAACTCTGGCCAGCACTGCGCGGATAACCGCATCGCTCACCTGGATGGCCACCAGTTTCACTATGACAGGGTCGGCAACCTGATCGAACGCATCGAGCCCAATGGAGCCCGTATGCTATTGGGCTACGATGGCGCCAACCGCCTGGTTCATCTGCAACGTGTCGAGTCCGATGGACGGACGCTGCAGGCCCGCTATCACTATGACGGCCTGTCGCGGCGCATTGCCAAGGACGTCTGGCGCGATGGCCAGCAACAGCGCAATTATTACGGCTGGGACAATCATCGTCAGTGCGCAGAAGCCCAGGCAGATCAGTTGCGCACCACTGTGCACCAGCCAGACAGCTTCGTCCCTTTATTGCGTATGGAACAGCTACGCCAGCAGGAAAGTGCCGAGGTCCTGGAGATCCGCCGGCAGTTGGGTCATGAAGGACAGGCTCTACCAGATGCCATGCGCCCTGCCGTCGACGATCTGCGTCTGGCGTTCTTCCATACCGATCACCTGGGTACGCCGCTGCGCCTGACCGACACACACGGCAACCTGCTGTGGAGCGGCGAATCGAGCGATTGGCATGCCATCGGCAACGAACAGGGCAGCACGGATCAGCCGATTCGCTTCCAGGGTCAGTACCTGGATGTGGAAAGCGGCCTGCATTACAACCGCTTCCGCTACTACGACCCACAGGCCGGGCGCTATCTGACCCAGGATCCACTGGGCCTGCTGGCCGGCGCGAACACCTATCGCTACACGGAGCTGCCTACACTGGGCGTGGATCCCCTCGGGCTGTGGGATTTCATCACCAATAGCCCCGCTATACAGCAACAGGCTTCGCTGGCTCAGTACATGTACCAGAACGGCGCGACGCCGGAACAGGTCAGCGAGGCGCTGTATCCCACCCGAGGCTTCGAGGGTTCCATTTCGGCCGATGTCAGCATGGCGGGTAACGCCGGTGGCGGTGGCTCTGGTGCCTTCGGCATAGCCACAGGAAAGAAGAAGAAGGACCAGTGGTTCAACCTCTGCGTGTATTACACGACCTGTGGAACACTTGGCCCCGGTGCGTCCTTCGGCGTCGGCGGCAACGTTTCGGCAAGCAACGCGCCTCCAACCAGTGGCACGACAAAGAGCGTCGGCGTGTTTGGCGGCGGTGGATTCCTGGGAAAATTTGGCGGCAGTGTGATGTCCGAAATAGGCAAACCCAGCAACGTCACGGTAAGTGGCGGCGCAAGCATCGGAGGTGGTGCTTCAGGCGGGGTGATGGCCTGTGAACAAAAACAGATTTGCTTGAGGGATTGA
- the mnmE gene encoding tRNA uridine-5-carboxymethylaminomethyl(34) synthesis GTPase MnmE, whose translation MSTPRETIAAVATAQGRGGVGIVRVSGPRARMIAITLSGIEPKPRHAHHGAWHDDAGEVIDEGLLLFFPGPHSFTGEDVLELQGHGGPVVLDMLLQRCLELGARQARPGEFSERAFLNDKLDLAQAEAIADLIEASSAEAARNAVRSLQGEFSRRVHELTERLIALRIYVEAAIDFPEEEIDFLADGHVLSLLEGVREQLSTVLREAGQGALLRDGMTVVIAGRPNAGKSSLLNALAGREAAIVTDIAGTTRDVLREHIHIDGMPLHVVDTAGLRDTDDQVERIGVERALKAIGEADRVLLVVDSTAPEAADPFALWPEFLQQRPDMARVTLIRNKADLSGEPVALHNANDGQATLALSARSSEGLELLREHLKACMGFQQTAESGFSARRRHLDALHQAQRHLDHGHAQLTLAGAGELLAEDLRQAQQALGEITGAFSSDDLLGRIFSSFCIGK comes from the coding sequence ATGTCCACTCCCCGTGAAACCATCGCCGCCGTCGCCACCGCCCAGGGTCGTGGCGGGGTCGGCATCGTCCGCGTCTCCGGCCCCCGTGCCCGGATGATCGCCATTACCCTGAGCGGCATCGAACCCAAGCCACGCCATGCCCACCATGGTGCCTGGCATGACGATGCTGGCGAGGTGATCGACGAGGGCCTGCTGCTGTTCTTCCCTGGCCCCCATTCGTTCACCGGTGAGGACGTGCTCGAGCTGCAGGGCCATGGCGGCCCCGTGGTGCTGGACATGCTCCTGCAACGCTGCCTGGAACTCGGCGCCCGGCAGGCGCGCCCGGGGGAATTCAGCGAGCGGGCATTTCTCAACGACAAGCTCGACCTGGCGCAGGCCGAAGCGATCGCCGACCTGATCGAGGCCAGCTCGGCCGAGGCGGCGCGCAATGCCGTGCGCTCGCTGCAGGGCGAGTTCTCGCGACGCGTGCACGAGCTCACCGAGCGCCTGATCGCCCTGCGCATCTATGTCGAGGCGGCCATCGACTTCCCGGAAGAGGAAATCGACTTTCTCGCCGATGGCCACGTGCTGAGTTTGCTCGAAGGCGTGCGCGAGCAGTTATCCACAGTGCTGCGCGAAGCCGGGCAGGGCGCCCTGCTGCGCGACGGCATGACCGTGGTGATCGCCGGCCGGCCGAATGCCGGCAAGTCCAGCCTGCTCAATGCGCTGGCGGGTCGCGAGGCGGCCATCGTCACCGATATCGCCGGCACTACCCGCGATGTGTTGCGCGAACATATCCACATCGATGGCATGCCGCTGCACGTGGTCGATACCGCCGGGCTGCGTGATACCGATGATCAGGTCGAGCGGATTGGCGTGGAGCGTGCACTGAAAGCGATCGGCGAGGCGGACCGCGTGCTGCTGGTCGTCGATTCGACGGCACCGGAAGCGGCCGACCCCTTCGCCTTGTGGCCCGAATTCCTGCAGCAACGGCCGGACATGGCCCGGGTTACGCTGATTCGCAACAAGGCCGATCTGTCCGGCGAGCCGGTGGCTCTGCACAACGCCAACGACGGGCAGGCCACCCTGGCGCTTTCCGCCAGATCCAGCGAAGGCCTGGAGCTGCTGCGTGAGCACCTGAAGGCCTGCATGGGCTTCCAGCAGACCGCGGAAAGCGGTTTCAGCGCCCGCCGCCGCCACCTCGACGCCCTGCACCAGGCGCAACGTCACCTCGATCACGGCCACGCCCAGCTGACCCTCGCCGGCGCCGGTGAGTTGCTCGCCGAAGACCTGCGCCAGGCCCAGCAGGCCCTTGGCGAGATCACCGGTGCATTCAGCTCCGACGACCTGCTGGGGCGGATCTTCTCCAGCTTCTGCATCGGCAAGTAA
- the yidC gene encoding membrane protein insertase YidC, with translation MDIKRSILIVALAVVSYMMVLQWNQDYGQAALPNQAASTSKPAPSLPETASVASNDDVPTANAGGTEPSPVETVAVSDELIQVKTDVLDLAIDPRGGDVVRLSLPHYPRRQDRPDVPFQLFDNGNEHLYLAQSGLTGANGPDARANGRPLYNSEQRVYQLVDGQDQLVVDLSFSDAGVNYTKRFTFNRGLDTSCSAKEVEQKKTGCITGNGYQIGVTYLIDNQSANAWTGNLFAQLKRDNSGDPSSSTATGTATYLGAALWTPEKPYTKVSMKDIDKQGLKETVQGGWVAWLQHYFVTAWIPAKDDTNLVQTRKDSQGNYIIGYTGPALNVPAGTEGQTSTTLYAGPKIQKDLAALSPGLDKTVDYGILWFLAEPIFWLLEHIHNLLGNWGFSIIVLTLIIKLAFFPLSAASYRSMARMRAVSPRLQALKEQFGDDRQKMSQAMMELYKKEKINPLGGCLPILVQMPVFLALYWVLLESVEMRQAPWILWITDLSIKDPYFILPIIMGATMFIQQQLNPTPPDPMQARVMKMMPIIFTFFFLWFPAGLVLYWVVNNVLSIAQQWYITRKIEAASKPSEA, from the coding sequence ATGGATATCAAACGTTCGATCCTGATCGTCGCCCTGGCAGTCGTGTCCTACATGATGGTTCTTCAATGGAACCAGGACTACGGCCAGGCCGCTCTGCCGAATCAGGCCGCTTCGACCAGCAAACCCGCACCGAGTCTGCCGGAAACCGCTTCGGTGGCCAGCAATGACGATGTCCCGACGGCCAATGCCGGCGGCACCGAGCCAAGCCCGGTGGAAACCGTTGCGGTCAGCGACGAGCTGATTCAGGTCAAGACCGACGTACTGGATCTGGCCATCGATCCCCGTGGTGGTGACGTGGTTCGCCTGAGCCTGCCGCACTACCCGCGCCGCCAGGACCGCCCGGACGTTCCCTTCCAGCTGTTCGACAACGGCAATGAGCACCTGTACCTGGCCCAGAGTGGCCTGACCGGCGCCAACGGGCCGGACGCCCGCGCCAATGGCCGCCCGCTGTACAACAGCGAGCAGCGCGTCTATCAGCTGGTCGATGGCCAGGATCAGCTGGTGGTCGACCTGAGCTTCAGCGACGCCGGCGTCAACTACACCAAGCGCTTCACCTTCAACCGCGGCCTGGACACCAGCTGCTCGGCCAAGGAAGTGGAGCAGAAGAAGACCGGCTGCATCACCGGCAACGGTTACCAGATCGGTGTCACCTACCTGATCGACAACCAGAGCGCCAATGCCTGGACCGGTAACCTGTTCGCCCAGCTCAAGCGCGACAACAGCGGTGACCCGTCCTCCAGCACCGCCACCGGCACCGCCACCTACCTGGGCGCCGCCCTGTGGACCCCGGAAAAGCCCTACACCAAGGTGTCGATGAAAGACATCGACAAGCAGGGCCTCAAGGAAACCGTGCAGGGCGGCTGGGTCGCCTGGCTGCAGCATTACTTCGTGACCGCCTGGATTCCGGCCAAGGACGACACCAACCTGGTGCAGACCCGCAAGGACAGCCAGGGCAATTACATCATCGGTTACACCGGCCCTGCGCTGAACGTGCCGGCAGGTACCGAAGGCCAGACCAGCACTACGCTGTACGCCGGCCCGAAGATCCAGAAGGATCTGGCCGCGCTTTCGCCTGGCCTGGACAAGACCGTCGACTACGGCATCCTGTGGTTCCTTGCCGAACCGATCTTCTGGCTGCTGGAACATATCCACAACCTGCTGGGTAACTGGGGCTTCTCGATCATCGTACTGACGCTGATCATCAAGCTGGCCTTCTTCCCGCTGTCGGCTGCCAGCTACCGCTCCATGGCGCGCATGCGTGCCGTGTCGCCACGCCTGCAGGCGCTGAAGGAACAGTTCGGCGACGATCGCCAGAAGATGTCCCAGGCGATGATGGAGCTGTACAAGAAAGAGAAGATCAACCCGCTCGGCGGCTGCCTGCCGATCCTGGTGCAGATGCCGGTATTCCTGGCCCTGTACTGGGTGCTGCTGGAATCCGTCGAGATGCGTCAGGCGCCGTGGATCCTGTGGATCACCGACCTGTCGATCAAGGATCCGTACTTCATCCTGCCGATCATCATGGGCGCCACCATGTTCATCCAGCAGCAGCTCAACCCGACGCCGCCGGACCCCATGCAGGCCCGCGTGATGAAGATGATGCCGATCATCTTCACCTTCTTCTTCCTGTGGTTCCCGGCAGGTCTGGTGCTGTACTGGGTGGTCAACAACGTCCTGTCCATCGCCCAGCAGTGGTACATTACCCGCAAGATCGAAGCCGCGAGCAAGCCTTCCGAGGCCTGA
- the yidD gene encoding membrane protein insertion efficiency factor YidD, translating into MRKLVQAPIRFYQYAISPMMASHCRFYPSCSCYALEAIETHGVLRGGWLTVRRLGRCHPWHPGGYDPVPLAKHSRSSSMAE; encoded by the coding sequence ATGCGTAAACTGGTTCAAGCTCCAATCCGGTTTTACCAGTACGCCATCAGTCCGATGATGGCCAGTCATTGTCGTTTCTACCCCTCTTGTTCCTGCTACGCGCTTGAAGCCATCGAAACCCATGGCGTCCTGCGTGGTGGCTGGCTGACCGTTCGTCGTCTGGGACGCTGCCACCCCTGGCATCCCGGAGGCTACGATCCGGTGCCCCTCGCGAAACACTCCCGTTCCTCTTCGATGGCCGAATAA
- the rnpA gene encoding ribonuclease P protein component, whose protein sequence is MSRGFGREKRLLTPRQFKAVFDSPSGKAPGKSVLLLARNNELDHSRLGLVIGKKSVKLSVERNRLKRQIRESFRLNQDNLVGWDIVVVARKGLGDLQNAELAQQFGKLWKRLARSKPTQQANAQTGVNDNPHA, encoded by the coding sequence GTGAGTCGAGGCTTCGGCCGGGAGAAGCGCCTGCTCACTCCCCGGCAATTCAAGGCAGTCTTCGACTCTCCAAGCGGCAAAGCGCCGGGCAAGAGTGTCCTGCTGCTTGCGCGCAACAATGAGCTTGATCATTCACGCCTCGGTCTGGTGATCGGCAAGAAGAGCGTCAAGCTCTCCGTTGAGCGCAACCGCCTGAAACGCCAAATCCGCGAATCGTTCCGCCTCAACCAGGACAACCTGGTGGGCTGGGACATCGTGGTGGTTGCGCGTAAGGGCCTGGGTGATCTGCAGAACGCCGAGCTGGCTCAACAGTTCGGCAAGCTGTGGAAGCGCCTGGCGCGCAGCAAACCTACCCAACAGGCCAATGCCCAGACCGGGGTGAACGACAATCCCCATGCGTAA
- the rpmH gene encoding 50S ribosomal protein L34, with amino-acid sequence MKRTFQPSTIKRARTHGFRARMATKNGRAVLSRRRAKGRARLTV; translated from the coding sequence ATGAAACGCACTTTCCAACCCAGCACCATCAAACGCGCTCGTACCCACGGCTTCCGTGCTCGCATGGCTACCAAGAACGGCCGTGCCGTCCTGTCGCGTCGCCGCGCCAAGGGCCGTGCTCGCCTGACTGTCTGA
- the dnaA gene encoding chromosomal replication initiator protein DnaA, with amino-acid sequence MSVELWQQCVELLRDELPAQQFNTWIRPLQVEAEGDELRVYAPNRFVLDWVNEKYMGRMLELLGERATGLVPAISLLIGSRRSSAPRAVLTPSPSASSYNSPAPSAPAPAAPTPPVSAPPPKLPVQTEPSRASFDSMAGASSSVAPARSERNVQVEGGLKHTSYLNRTFTFDNFVEGKSNQLARAAAWQVADNPKHGYNPLFLYGGVGLGKTHLMHAVGNHLLAKNPNAKVVYLHSERFVADMVKALQLNAINEFKRFYRSVDALLIDDIQFFAKKERSQEEFFHTFNALLEGGQQVILTSDRYPKEIEGLEERLKSRFGWGLTVAVEPPELETRVAILMKKADQAKVDLPHDAAFFIAQRIRSNVRELEGALKRVIAHSHFMGRDITIELIRESLKDLLALQDKLVSIDNIQRTTAEYYKIKITDLLSKRRSRSIARPRQVAMALSKELTNHSLPEIGVAFGGRDHTTVLHACRKIAELRGSDADIREDYKNLLRTLTT; translated from the coding sequence GTGTCCGTGGAACTTTGGCAGCAGTGCGTGGAACTCCTGCGCGATGAACTGCCTGCCCAGCAATTCAACACCTGGATCCGTCCATTACAGGTAGAAGCCGAAGGCGATGAGCTGCGTGTCTACGCACCGAATCGTTTCGTTCTCGACTGGGTCAACGAGAAGTACATGGGCCGCATGCTCGAGTTGCTTGGTGAGCGGGCGACCGGCCTGGTACCGGCTATCTCGCTGCTGATCGGCAGCCGTCGCAGTTCGGCGCCGCGTGCGGTACTGACGCCTTCGCCATCGGCTTCCAGCTATAACAGCCCGGCGCCCTCCGCGCCTGCCCCTGCCGCCCCCACGCCTCCGGTCAGCGCGCCGCCGCCCAAGCTGCCGGTGCAGACCGAGCCTTCGCGTGCCAGCTTCGATTCCATGGCGGGTGCATCGTCCAGCGTGGCGCCGGCGCGCAGCGAGCGCAACGTGCAGGTAGAAGGCGGCCTCAAGCACACCAGCTACCTGAACCGTACCTTCACCTTCGACAACTTCGTCGAGGGCAAGTCGAACCAGTTGGCTCGCGCCGCCGCCTGGCAGGTGGCGGACAATCCCAAGCACGGTTACAACCCGCTGTTCCTTTATGGGGGCGTCGGCCTCGGCAAGACCCACCTGATGCATGCGGTGGGCAACCACCTGCTGGCCAAGAACCCGAATGCCAAGGTCGTGTACCTGCACTCGGAGCGTTTCGTGGCCGATATGGTCAAGGCCCTGCAGCTCAATGCCATCAACGAATTCAAGCGCTTCTACCGCTCGGTGGATGCGCTGCTGATCGATGACATCCAGTTCTTCGCCAAGAAGGAGCGCTCCCAGGAGGAGTTCTTCCACACCTTCAACGCCCTGCTCGAGGGCGGCCAGCAGGTGATTCTCACCAGCGACCGCTATCCGAAGGAAATCGAAGGCCTGGAAGAGCGTCTGAAGTCGCGCTTCGGCTGGGGCCTGACCGTGGCGGTCGAGCCGCCCGAGCTGGAAACCCGCGTGGCGATCCTGATGAAGAAGGCCGATCAGGCCAAGGTCGACCTGCCCCACGATGCGGCGTTCTTCATCGCCCAGCGCATTCGCTCCAACGTACGTGAACTGGAAGGCGCGCTGAAGCGGGTCATCGCCCACTCGCACTTCATGGGCCGCGACATCACCATCGAGCTGATCCGCGAGTCGCTGAAGGATCTGCTGGCCCTGCAGGACAAGCTGGTCAGCATCGACAATATCCAGCGCACTACGGCCGAGTACTACAAGATCAAGATCACCGATCTGTTGTCCAAACGTCGTTCGCGTTCCATCGCCAGACCCCGTCAGGTGGCCATGGCATTGTCCAAGGAATTGACCAACCACAGCCTGCCGGAAATCGGCGTGGCGTTCGGCGGTCGTGATCACACCACGGTGTTGCACGCCTGTCGTAAGATTGCTGAACTTAGGGGATCCGATGCGGACATCCGCGAGGATTACAAGAACCTGCTGCGTACACTGACCACTTGA
- the dnaN gene encoding DNA polymerase III subunit beta — translation MHFTIQREALLKPLQLVAGVVERRQTLPVLSNVLLVVEGQQLSLTGTDLEVELVGRVALEDAAEPGEITVPARKLMDICKSLPADALIDIRVDEQKLLVKAGRSRFTLSTLPANDFPTVEEGPGSLTFNLVQSKLRRLIERTSFAMAQQDVRYYLNGMLLEVQTGILRAVATDGHRLAMCSMEATIQQDGKHQVIVPRKGILELARLLTEQDGEVSIVLGQHHIRATTGEFTFTSKLVDGKFPDYERVLPRGGDKLVVADRQGLREAFSRTAILSNEKYRGIRLQLAAGLLKIQANNPEQEEAEEEIAVDYNGSALEIGFNVSYLLDVLGVMTTEQVRLILSDSNSSALVQEADNDDSAYVVMPMRL, via the coding sequence ATGCACTTCACCATTCAACGCGAAGCCCTGTTGAAACCCCTGCAACTGGTCGCCGGCGTCGTGGAACGCCGCCAGACCTTGCCGGTTCTGTCCAACGTTCTGCTGGTCGTCGAAGGCCAGCAACTGTCGCTGACCGGCACCGACCTGGAGGTCGAGCTGGTCGGTCGCGTGGCCCTGGAAGATGCCGCCGAGCCGGGCGAGATTACCGTACCGGCCCGCAAGCTGATGGATATCTGCAAGAGCCTGCCGGCCGATGCGCTGATCGACATCCGCGTCGACGAGCAGAAGCTGCTGGTCAAGGCCGGTCGTAGCCGTTTCACCCTGTCCACGCTGCCGGCCAATGACTTCCCCACCGTCGAGGAAGGCCCGGGTTCGCTGACCTTCAATCTGGTGCAGAGCAAACTGCGTCGCCTGATCGAGCGTACCAGCTTCGCCATGGCCCAGCAGGACGTGCGCTATTACCTCAACGGCATGCTGCTGGAAGTGCAGACCGGCATTCTGCGGGCTGTGGCCACCGACGGTCACCGCCTGGCCATGTGCTCCATGGAAGCGACCATCCAGCAGGACGGCAAGCACCAGGTCATCGTGCCGCGCAAAGGTATCCTCGAACTGGCTCGCCTGCTGACCGAGCAGGATGGTGAAGTGTCCATCGTGCTGGGCCAGCACCACATTCGCGCCACTACCGGCGAGTTCACCTTTACCTCCAAGCTGGTCGACGGCAAGTTCCCGGATTACGAGCGCGTGCTGCCCCGCGGCGGCGACAAGCTGGTGGTTGCCGATCGTCAGGGCCTGCGCGAAGCCTTCAGCCGTACGGCCATCCTGTCCAATGAGAAGTATCGCGGTATTCGCCTGCAGCTGGCTGCCGGCCTGCTGAAAATCCAGGCCAACAACCCGGAGCAGGAAGAAGCCGAAGAAGAGATCGCCGTCGACTACAACGGCAGCGCGCTGGAGATCGGTTTCAACGTCAGCTACCTGCTCGACGTGCTCGGCGTGATGACCACCGAGCAGGTGCGTCTGATCCTCTCCGACTCCAACAGCAGTGCCCTGGTGCAGGAAGCCGACAATGACGATTCCGCTTATGTCGTCATGCCGATGCGCCTGTAA